One genomic segment of Stigmatopora argus isolate UIUO_Sarg chromosome 1, RoL_Sarg_1.0, whole genome shotgun sequence includes these proteins:
- the LOC144075919 gene encoding neural cell adhesion molecule L1-like protein isoform X2: MRLAGSLQLVLLLALSPKAKDLNIPPEVEQLPTILFYTAGPIIALPSDNNVTMRCEANGNPAPEYRWTKDDLDFIPPQHATIRSDKLATDGTFVLQNKSLARFQGKYRCYASNKLGTAMTEAIELIVPSMPRFPKDIVEPIVVEEGEPFVLDCNPPDGVPPKKIHWMSIGLQHIEQDERVSMGTDGSLYFAHALQKDTRQDYGCFADFLRIRTIVHKAAMAVQVKPWTPEYDSAADKRDTSPPARTPVLLLPSGVQTEKVLLKGAELQLECLPGGYPTPKVEWMKMGDKLTPRATFDNFGKLLTIAAIEESDEGKYMCLAKNYFGQAVHYFDVIVEEPPKWLTEPPHSQLTVIGSDVHIKCSVSGKPQPDIMWRKNGHIFEDDPLNNKRVLDDTIVIHNAMPDDSGVYQCEAANRHGVVLGNVKIMIMNMAPLILTQDYQEYAITVDKDLAMNCSAFGSPAPTISWAKDETPETIERERFVTLQNGSLRISNVEKKDSGEYVCVADNSEGKSSVTAVLAVKDPTRIANGPQDMQVISGTTAQLMCQAEYDKSLEDSLEVFWIKDGKRMNLSTEQGSRYFVGDGMLQIMNVNLSDEGVYTCMARTRLDEANIAAFLTVLDVPDAPQNLEISGLKDLRKIRLDWVPGSDHNSSVIEFVVEYEESQWEPGKWKELHKVPGSQATAELALHGHLNYQFRVYAVNAVGPGPPSEPTERYKTLPDAPDRNPENIKIEGHLPHQMDITWEPLLPVEHNGPGLEYKVSYRKLAVDDTWREHLVKRHSFVVRNTSTFIPYEIKIQSKNSHGWGPEPKITTGYSGEDVVFRHCLRENVSVPTAAPRDVAVEVINTTVLRVSWTPVPPATVRGHLRGYHVHWLRKRSFLNPDRILDERHTLSFPGKRTHAIVPRLDAFSEYTLTVNVFNKKGNGPSSDPVTFTTPEGVPDQVPILTTSNAQKDSIRLVWGPPRVANGILTGYLLQYHLINETTKEVLDSREMNIAGPDTTHWQLEGLEGGSLYLFHLSACTRAGCGPLLAQESSTITPARHNCSLSFPRLNGNTAAHPPPLVPGLLNVSSYASDTYAKISWTVREEQQDSQLYVAYMNNRDGNWRISKAVNTSQSFHVIDGLKPGTVYTVRLMAKTLLDNASIFEDVIQTQVTGAAVQERGISTKGWFIGTMCAVVLLTLIALIVCFMRRNQGGKYAGTLPPGRQDMLSMDKVKEKEEIHPDEQSQARNDDTFCEYSDSDEKPLRGSLCSLDGDDAVGDSVSRDSLVDYADGGGEFSEDGSFIGEYSGHKQGGSVSEHNGFGPVTA; the protein is encoded by the exons ATGAGGCTGGCAGGGAGTCTCCAGCTTGTCCTGCTGCTGGCCCTGAGCCCTAAGGCCAAAGACCTCAATATCCCTCCAGAAG TGGAGCAGCTTCCCACCATTCTATTTTACACTGCTGGGCCTATTATTGCCCTTCCTTCTGACAATAATGTGACTATGAGATGTGAAGCAAATGGAAACCCTGCCCCAGA ATACAGATGGACAAAAGATGACCTGGACTTTATTCCTCCCCAGCATGCCACAATCAGAAGTGACAAACTTGCCACAGATGGTACTTTTGtgcttcaaaacaaaagccttGCCCGATTTCAGGGTAAATATCGATGCTACGCTTCCAACAAGCTGGGAACTGCCATGACAGAGGCCATTGAGCTTATAGTACCAA GTATGCCAAGATTCCCAAAGGATATAGTTGAACCAATTGTTGTTGAGGAGGGAGAACCTTTTGTCCTGGATTGTAACCCTCCAGATGGCGTCCCCCCAAAGAAGATCCATTGGATGTCCATTG GTCTTCAGCACATTGAACAGGATGAGAGGGTTTCCATGGGCACTGATGGCAGCCTCTACTTCGCTCATGCCTTACAGAAAGACACTCGTCAAGACTACGGCTGCTTTGCTGACTTTTTACGCATACGCACAATCGTCCATAAGGCAGCTATGGCAGTTCAAGTCAAGCCAT GGACACCAGAGTATGATTCTGCTGCTGACAAAAGAGATACAA GCCCCCCTGCGAGGACCCCTGTTCTTCTATTGCCCTCTGGTGTTCAGACAGAGAAAGTGCTTTTGAAAGGAGCAGAACTTCAGCTTGAGTGTCTACCCGGAGGATA TCCCACTCCAAAGGTAGAATGGATGAAGATGGGAGACAAGCTTACACCTCGAGCAACATTTGACAACTTTGGAAAATTATTGACCATAGCTGCAATCGAGGAAAGTGATGAAGGCAAATACATGTGCTTAGCCAAGAATTACTTTGGACAGGCTGTCCACTACTTTGATGTAATAGTCGAAG AGCCTCCGAAGTGGCTGACAGAGCCGCCTCACAGTCAGTTAACTGTGATCGGCTCTGATGTGCACATCAAGTGCTCGGTCAGCGGTAAACCACAGCCTGACATAATGTGGAGGAAGAATGGACACATTTTTGAAG atgacCCCTTGAACAACAAACGGGTGCTTGATGACACAATCGTCATACATAATGCCATGCCAGATGATAGTGGTGTCTACCAGTGTGAAGCAGCCAACAGGCACGGCGTTGTTCTAGGCAACGTGAAAATCATGATCATGA ATATGGCTCCTCTGATCCTGACCCAGGACTACCAGGAGTATGCAATAACAGTTGACAAGGATCTGGCAATGAACTGTAGTGCCTTTGGCTCACCAGCTCCAACCATTTCCTG ggcCAAAGATGAGACTCCAGAAACCATTGAGAGAGAAAGATTTGTTACCCTTCAGAATGGGTCGTTAAGAATTTccaatgtggagaaaaaagacaGCGGCGAATACGTCTGTGTTGCCGATAACAGCGAGGGCAAGTCGTCTGTCACGGCTGTGCTGGCAGTAAAAG ACCCCACACGAATTGCAAACGGACCTCAGGACATGCAGGTCATCAGTGGGACCACAGCCCAGTTGATGTGTCAGGCTGAGTATGATAAAAGTCTTGAAGACTCACTTGAAGTATTTTGGATAAAGgatggaaaaagaatgaatctTTCCACAGAGCAAGGTTCCAG GTACTTTGTGGGTGATGGAATGCTTCAGATAATGAACGTGAACCTGAGCGATGAgggtgtatatacatgtatggcCAGGACTCGTTTGGATGAAGCCAATATCGCTGCATTTCTCACAGTGCTTG ATGTTCCTGATGCACCGCAGAATTTAGAGATAAGTGGACTCAAGGATCTGAGAAAGATCCGTTTGGATTGGGTCCCTGGCAGTGATCACAATAGCTCTGTGATAG AATTTGTTGTGGAGTATGAGGAAAGCCAATGGGAGCCAGGCAAGTGGAAAGAGCTCCACAAAGTCCCCGGTAGCCAGGCAACAGCCGAGTTGGCACTCCACGGACATCTTAACTACCAGTTCAGAGTGTATGCAGTGAATGCTGTTGGGCCTGGCCCACCCAGTGAGCCCACTGAGCGCTACAAAACTCTCCCAGATG CTCCTGATAGGAACCCAGAAAACATTAAGATTGAAGGCCATTTACCTCATCAAATGGACATTACCTGGGAG CCTCTATTGCCTGTTGAACACAATGGCCCAGGCCTTGAATACAAGGTGAGCTATAGAAAACTTGCTGTGGATGACACCTGGAGAGAACACCTGGTGAAAAGACACTCCTTTGTTGTGAGGAACACATCAACATTCATCCCATACGAGATCAAAATTCAGAGCAAGAACAGCCATGGGTGGGGACCAGAACCTAAAATTACTACTGGTTATTCTGGAGAAGATG TTGTCTTTCGCcattgtctacgggaaaatgtGTCAG TTCCCACTGCAGCGCCACGGGATGTTGCTGTGGAAGTGATTAACACGACTGTGCTTAGAGTAAGCTGGACTCCGGTTCCACCTGCCACAGTGAGAGGTCACCTAAGGGGGTATCAT GTTCACTGGCTCAGAAAGCGAAGTTTCTTGAATCCTGACAGAATCTTGGATGAGCGCCACACACTGTCATTCCCCGGAAAGAGGACTCATGCGATTGTGCCCCGACTTGATGCATTCTCAGAGTATACACTCACTGTCAATGTCTTCAACAAGAAGGGAAATGGACCTAGCAGCGATCCCGTCACCTTCACCACTCCAGAAGGAG TTCCAGACCAAGTACCCATTCTGACAACCTCCAATGCCCAGAAGGACTCCATCCGGCTTGTATGGGGTCCACCAAGGGTGGCAAATGGCATACTGACTGGTTACCTCCTGCAGTACCACCTCA TTAATGAGACCACAAAGGAGGTGCTGGATTCCCGTGAAATGAACATCGCCGGGCCCGACACCACCCACTGGCAGCTGGAGGGCTTAGAAGGGGGCAGCCTCTACCTCTTCCACCTCAGTGCCTGCACTCGAGCAGGGTGTGGACCTCTACTGGCGCAGGAGAGCAGCACTATCACTCCAGCTC GCCACAACTGCTCTCTTTCCTTTCCTCGCTTGAACGGAAACACTGCTGCCCATCCACCTCCGTTAG TTCCAGGCCTGTTGAACGTAAGCTCTTATGCGAGTGACACCTATGCTAAAATCAGCTGGACTGTCAGGGAGGAGCAGCAGGACTCGCAGCTTTACGTGGCTTATATGAACAACC GTGATGGTAACTGGCGCATATCCAAGGCGGTAAACACGTCTCAAAGCTTCCACGTAATTGATGGGCTCAAACCGGGGACCGTGTATACTGTGCGTCTCATGGCCAAGACTTTGCTCGATAATGCTAGCATTTTCGAAGACGTTATCCAGACGCAAGTCACAG GTGCGGCAGTTCAGGAGAGAGGGATATCCACCAAGGGCTGGTTCATCGGGACAATGTGTGCCGTGGTGCTCCTAACGCTCATTGCCCTAATAGTGTGTTTTATGCGGAGAAACCAAGGGGGCAAGTATGCAGGTACGCTGCCGCCTGGCAGACAAGACATGCTCTCCATGGACAAAG TGAAAGAGAAGGAAGAAATCCACCCTGACGAACAATCACAGGCACGGAATGATGACACCTTCTGTGAATACAG
- the LOC144075919 gene encoding neural cell adhesion molecule L1-like protein isoform X11 produces MRLAGSLQLVLLLALSPKAKDLNIPPEVEQLPTILFYTAGPIIALPSDNNVTMRCEANGNPAPEYRWTKDDLDFIPPQHATIRSDKLATDGTFVLQNKSLARFQGKYRCYASNKLGTAMTEAIELIVPSMPRFPKDIVEPIVVEEGEPFVLDCNPPDGVPPKKIHWMSIGLQHIEQDERVSMGTDGSLYFAHALQKDTRQDYGCFADFLRIRTIVHKAAMAVQVKPWTPEYDSAADKRDTSPPARTPVLLLPSGVQTEKVLLKGAELQLECLPGGYPTPKVEWMKMGDKLTPRATFDNFGKLLTIAAIEESDEGKYMCLAKNYFGQAVHYFDVIVEEPPKWLTEPPHSQLTVIGSDVHIKCSVSGKPQPDIMWRKNGHIFEDDPLNNKRVLDDTIVIHNAMPDDSGVYQCEAANRHGVVLGNVKIMIMNMAPLILTQDYQEYAITVDKDLAMNCSAFGSPAPTISWAKDETPETIERERFVTLQNGSLRISNVEKKDSGEYVCVADNSEGKSSVTAVLAVKDPTRIANGPQDMQVISGTTAQLMCQAEYDKSLEDSLEVFWIKDGKRMNLSTEQGSRYFVGDGMLQIMNVNLSDEGVYTCMARTRLDEANIAAFLTVLDVPDAPQNLEISGLKDLRKIRLDWVPGSDHNSSVIEFVVEYEESQWEPGKWKELHKVPGSQATAELALHGHLNYQFRVYAVNAVGPGPPSEPTERYKTLPDAPDRNPENIKIEGHLPHQMDITWEPLLPVEHNGPGLEYKVSYRKLAVDDTWREHLVKRHSFVVRNTSTFIPYEIKIQSKNSHGWGPEPKITTGYSGEDVVFRHCLRENVSVPTAAPRDVAVEVINTTVLRVSWTPVPPATVRGHLRGYHVHWLRKRSFLNPDRILDERHTLSFPGKRTHAIVPRLDAFSEYTLTVNVFNKKGNGPSSDPVTFTTPEGVPDQVPILTTSNAQKDSIRLVWGPPRVANGILTGYLLQYHLINETTKEVLDSREMNIAGPDTTHWQLEGLEGGSLYLFHLSACTRAGCGPLLAQESSTITPARAAVQERGISTKGWFIGTMCAVVLLTLIALIVCFMRRNQGGKYAVKEKEEIHPDEQSQARNDDTFCEYSDSDEKPLRGSLCSLDGDDAVGDSVSRDSLVDYADGGGEFSEDGSFIGEYSGHKQGGSVSEHNGFGPVTA; encoded by the exons ATGAGGCTGGCAGGGAGTCTCCAGCTTGTCCTGCTGCTGGCCCTGAGCCCTAAGGCCAAAGACCTCAATATCCCTCCAGAAG TGGAGCAGCTTCCCACCATTCTATTTTACACTGCTGGGCCTATTATTGCCCTTCCTTCTGACAATAATGTGACTATGAGATGTGAAGCAAATGGAAACCCTGCCCCAGA ATACAGATGGACAAAAGATGACCTGGACTTTATTCCTCCCCAGCATGCCACAATCAGAAGTGACAAACTTGCCACAGATGGTACTTTTGtgcttcaaaacaaaagccttGCCCGATTTCAGGGTAAATATCGATGCTACGCTTCCAACAAGCTGGGAACTGCCATGACAGAGGCCATTGAGCTTATAGTACCAA GTATGCCAAGATTCCCAAAGGATATAGTTGAACCAATTGTTGTTGAGGAGGGAGAACCTTTTGTCCTGGATTGTAACCCTCCAGATGGCGTCCCCCCAAAGAAGATCCATTGGATGTCCATTG GTCTTCAGCACATTGAACAGGATGAGAGGGTTTCCATGGGCACTGATGGCAGCCTCTACTTCGCTCATGCCTTACAGAAAGACACTCGTCAAGACTACGGCTGCTTTGCTGACTTTTTACGCATACGCACAATCGTCCATAAGGCAGCTATGGCAGTTCAAGTCAAGCCAT GGACACCAGAGTATGATTCTGCTGCTGACAAAAGAGATACAA GCCCCCCTGCGAGGACCCCTGTTCTTCTATTGCCCTCTGGTGTTCAGACAGAGAAAGTGCTTTTGAAAGGAGCAGAACTTCAGCTTGAGTGTCTACCCGGAGGATA TCCCACTCCAAAGGTAGAATGGATGAAGATGGGAGACAAGCTTACACCTCGAGCAACATTTGACAACTTTGGAAAATTATTGACCATAGCTGCAATCGAGGAAAGTGATGAAGGCAAATACATGTGCTTAGCCAAGAATTACTTTGGACAGGCTGTCCACTACTTTGATGTAATAGTCGAAG AGCCTCCGAAGTGGCTGACAGAGCCGCCTCACAGTCAGTTAACTGTGATCGGCTCTGATGTGCACATCAAGTGCTCGGTCAGCGGTAAACCACAGCCTGACATAATGTGGAGGAAGAATGGACACATTTTTGAAG atgacCCCTTGAACAACAAACGGGTGCTTGATGACACAATCGTCATACATAATGCCATGCCAGATGATAGTGGTGTCTACCAGTGTGAAGCAGCCAACAGGCACGGCGTTGTTCTAGGCAACGTGAAAATCATGATCATGA ATATGGCTCCTCTGATCCTGACCCAGGACTACCAGGAGTATGCAATAACAGTTGACAAGGATCTGGCAATGAACTGTAGTGCCTTTGGCTCACCAGCTCCAACCATTTCCTG ggcCAAAGATGAGACTCCAGAAACCATTGAGAGAGAAAGATTTGTTACCCTTCAGAATGGGTCGTTAAGAATTTccaatgtggagaaaaaagacaGCGGCGAATACGTCTGTGTTGCCGATAACAGCGAGGGCAAGTCGTCTGTCACGGCTGTGCTGGCAGTAAAAG ACCCCACACGAATTGCAAACGGACCTCAGGACATGCAGGTCATCAGTGGGACCACAGCCCAGTTGATGTGTCAGGCTGAGTATGATAAAAGTCTTGAAGACTCACTTGAAGTATTTTGGATAAAGgatggaaaaagaatgaatctTTCCACAGAGCAAGGTTCCAG GTACTTTGTGGGTGATGGAATGCTTCAGATAATGAACGTGAACCTGAGCGATGAgggtgtatatacatgtatggcCAGGACTCGTTTGGATGAAGCCAATATCGCTGCATTTCTCACAGTGCTTG ATGTTCCTGATGCACCGCAGAATTTAGAGATAAGTGGACTCAAGGATCTGAGAAAGATCCGTTTGGATTGGGTCCCTGGCAGTGATCACAATAGCTCTGTGATAG AATTTGTTGTGGAGTATGAGGAAAGCCAATGGGAGCCAGGCAAGTGGAAAGAGCTCCACAAAGTCCCCGGTAGCCAGGCAACAGCCGAGTTGGCACTCCACGGACATCTTAACTACCAGTTCAGAGTGTATGCAGTGAATGCTGTTGGGCCTGGCCCACCCAGTGAGCCCACTGAGCGCTACAAAACTCTCCCAGATG CTCCTGATAGGAACCCAGAAAACATTAAGATTGAAGGCCATTTACCTCATCAAATGGACATTACCTGGGAG CCTCTATTGCCTGTTGAACACAATGGCCCAGGCCTTGAATACAAGGTGAGCTATAGAAAACTTGCTGTGGATGACACCTGGAGAGAACACCTGGTGAAAAGACACTCCTTTGTTGTGAGGAACACATCAACATTCATCCCATACGAGATCAAAATTCAGAGCAAGAACAGCCATGGGTGGGGACCAGAACCTAAAATTACTACTGGTTATTCTGGAGAAGATG TTGTCTTTCGCcattgtctacgggaaaatgtGTCAG TTCCCACTGCAGCGCCACGGGATGTTGCTGTGGAAGTGATTAACACGACTGTGCTTAGAGTAAGCTGGACTCCGGTTCCACCTGCCACAGTGAGAGGTCACCTAAGGGGGTATCAT GTTCACTGGCTCAGAAAGCGAAGTTTCTTGAATCCTGACAGAATCTTGGATGAGCGCCACACACTGTCATTCCCCGGAAAGAGGACTCATGCGATTGTGCCCCGACTTGATGCATTCTCAGAGTATACACTCACTGTCAATGTCTTCAACAAGAAGGGAAATGGACCTAGCAGCGATCCCGTCACCTTCACCACTCCAGAAGGAG TTCCAGACCAAGTACCCATTCTGACAACCTCCAATGCCCAGAAGGACTCCATCCGGCTTGTATGGGGTCCACCAAGGGTGGCAAATGGCATACTGACTGGTTACCTCCTGCAGTACCACCTCA TTAATGAGACCACAAAGGAGGTGCTGGATTCCCGTGAAATGAACATCGCCGGGCCCGACACCACCCACTGGCAGCTGGAGGGCTTAGAAGGGGGCAGCCTCTACCTCTTCCACCTCAGTGCCTGCACTCGAGCAGGGTGTGGACCTCTACTGGCGCAGGAGAGCAGCACTATCACTCCAGCTC GTGCGGCAGTTCAGGAGAGAGGGATATCCACCAAGGGCTGGTTCATCGGGACAATGTGTGCCGTGGTGCTCCTAACGCTCATTGCCCTAATAGTGTGTTTTATGCGGAGAAACCAAGGGGGCAAGTATGCAG TGAAAGAGAAGGAAGAAATCCACCCTGACGAACAATCACAGGCACGGAATGATGACACCTTCTGTGAATACAG
- the LOC144075919 gene encoding neural cell adhesion molecule L1-like protein isoform X12 translates to MRLAGSLQLVLLLALSPKAKDLNIPPEVEQLPTILFYTAGPIIALPSDNNVTMRCEANGNPAPEYRWTKDDLDFIPPQHATIRSDKLATDGTFVLQNKSLARFQGKYRCYASNKLGTAMTEAIELIVPSMPRFPKDIVEPIVVEEGEPFVLDCNPPDGVPPKKIHWMSIGLQHIEQDERVSMGTDGSLYFAHALQKDTRQDYGCFADFLRIRTIVHKAAMAVQVKPWTPEYDSAADKRDTSPPARTPVLLLPSGVQTEKVLLKGAELQLECLPGGYPTPKVEWMKMGDKLTPRATFDNFGKLLTIAAIEESDEGKYMCLAKNYFGQAVHYFDVIVEEPPKWLTEPPHSQLTVIGSDVHIKCSVSGKPQPDIMWRKNGHIFEDDPLNNKRVLDDTIVIHNAMPDDSGVYQCEAANRHGVVLGNVKIMIMNMAPLILTQDYQEYAITVDKDLAMNCSAFGSPAPTISWAKDETPETIERERFVTLQNGSLRISNVEKKDSGEYVCVADNSEGKSSVTAVLAVKDPTRIANGPQDMQVISGTTAQLMCQAEYDKSLEDSLEVFWIKDGKRMNLSTEQGSRYFVGDGMLQIMNVNLSDEGVYTCMARTRLDEANIAAFLTVLDVPDAPQNLEISGLKDLRKIRLDWVPGSDHNSSVIEFVVEYEESQWEPGKWKELHKVPGSQATAELALHGHLNYQFRVYAVNAVGPGPPSEPTERYKTLPDAPDRNPENIKIEGHLPHQMDITWEPLLPVEHNGPGLEYKVSYRKLAVDDTWREHLVKRHSFVVRNTSTFIPYEIKIQSKNSHGWGPEPKITTGYSGEDVPTAAPRDVAVEVINTTVLRVSWTPVPPATVRGHLRGYHVHWLRKRSFLNPDRILDERHTLSFPGKRTHAIVPRLDAFSEYTLTVNVFNKKGNGPSSDPVTFTTPEGVPDQVPILTTSNAQKDSIRLVWGPPRVANGILTGYLLQYHLINETTKEVLDSREMNIAGPDTTHWQLEGLEGGSLYLFHLSACTRAGCGPLLAQESSTITPAPAVISVDHSHNCSLSFPRLNGNTAAHPPPLVPGLLNVSSYASDTYAKISWTVREEQQDSQLYVAYMNNRDGNWRISKAVNTSQSFHVIDGLKPGTVYTVRLMAKTLLDNASIFEDVIQTQVTGAAVQERGISTKGWFIGTMCAVVLLTLIALIVCFMRRNQGGKYAVKEKEEIHPDEQSQARNDDTFCEYSDSDEKPLRGSLCSLDGDDAVGDSVSRDSLVDYADGGGEFSEDGSFIGEYSGHKQGGSVSEHNGFGPVTA, encoded by the exons ATGAGGCTGGCAGGGAGTCTCCAGCTTGTCCTGCTGCTGGCCCTGAGCCCTAAGGCCAAAGACCTCAATATCCCTCCAGAAG TGGAGCAGCTTCCCACCATTCTATTTTACACTGCTGGGCCTATTATTGCCCTTCCTTCTGACAATAATGTGACTATGAGATGTGAAGCAAATGGAAACCCTGCCCCAGA ATACAGATGGACAAAAGATGACCTGGACTTTATTCCTCCCCAGCATGCCACAATCAGAAGTGACAAACTTGCCACAGATGGTACTTTTGtgcttcaaaacaaaagccttGCCCGATTTCAGGGTAAATATCGATGCTACGCTTCCAACAAGCTGGGAACTGCCATGACAGAGGCCATTGAGCTTATAGTACCAA GTATGCCAAGATTCCCAAAGGATATAGTTGAACCAATTGTTGTTGAGGAGGGAGAACCTTTTGTCCTGGATTGTAACCCTCCAGATGGCGTCCCCCCAAAGAAGATCCATTGGATGTCCATTG GTCTTCAGCACATTGAACAGGATGAGAGGGTTTCCATGGGCACTGATGGCAGCCTCTACTTCGCTCATGCCTTACAGAAAGACACTCGTCAAGACTACGGCTGCTTTGCTGACTTTTTACGCATACGCACAATCGTCCATAAGGCAGCTATGGCAGTTCAAGTCAAGCCAT GGACACCAGAGTATGATTCTGCTGCTGACAAAAGAGATACAA GCCCCCCTGCGAGGACCCCTGTTCTTCTATTGCCCTCTGGTGTTCAGACAGAGAAAGTGCTTTTGAAAGGAGCAGAACTTCAGCTTGAGTGTCTACCCGGAGGATA TCCCACTCCAAAGGTAGAATGGATGAAGATGGGAGACAAGCTTACACCTCGAGCAACATTTGACAACTTTGGAAAATTATTGACCATAGCTGCAATCGAGGAAAGTGATGAAGGCAAATACATGTGCTTAGCCAAGAATTACTTTGGACAGGCTGTCCACTACTTTGATGTAATAGTCGAAG AGCCTCCGAAGTGGCTGACAGAGCCGCCTCACAGTCAGTTAACTGTGATCGGCTCTGATGTGCACATCAAGTGCTCGGTCAGCGGTAAACCACAGCCTGACATAATGTGGAGGAAGAATGGACACATTTTTGAAG atgacCCCTTGAACAACAAACGGGTGCTTGATGACACAATCGTCATACATAATGCCATGCCAGATGATAGTGGTGTCTACCAGTGTGAAGCAGCCAACAGGCACGGCGTTGTTCTAGGCAACGTGAAAATCATGATCATGA ATATGGCTCCTCTGATCCTGACCCAGGACTACCAGGAGTATGCAATAACAGTTGACAAGGATCTGGCAATGAACTGTAGTGCCTTTGGCTCACCAGCTCCAACCATTTCCTG ggcCAAAGATGAGACTCCAGAAACCATTGAGAGAGAAAGATTTGTTACCCTTCAGAATGGGTCGTTAAGAATTTccaatgtggagaaaaaagacaGCGGCGAATACGTCTGTGTTGCCGATAACAGCGAGGGCAAGTCGTCTGTCACGGCTGTGCTGGCAGTAAAAG ACCCCACACGAATTGCAAACGGACCTCAGGACATGCAGGTCATCAGTGGGACCACAGCCCAGTTGATGTGTCAGGCTGAGTATGATAAAAGTCTTGAAGACTCACTTGAAGTATTTTGGATAAAGgatggaaaaagaatgaatctTTCCACAGAGCAAGGTTCCAG GTACTTTGTGGGTGATGGAATGCTTCAGATAATGAACGTGAACCTGAGCGATGAgggtgtatatacatgtatggcCAGGACTCGTTTGGATGAAGCCAATATCGCTGCATTTCTCACAGTGCTTG ATGTTCCTGATGCACCGCAGAATTTAGAGATAAGTGGACTCAAGGATCTGAGAAAGATCCGTTTGGATTGGGTCCCTGGCAGTGATCACAATAGCTCTGTGATAG AATTTGTTGTGGAGTATGAGGAAAGCCAATGGGAGCCAGGCAAGTGGAAAGAGCTCCACAAAGTCCCCGGTAGCCAGGCAACAGCCGAGTTGGCACTCCACGGACATCTTAACTACCAGTTCAGAGTGTATGCAGTGAATGCTGTTGGGCCTGGCCCACCCAGTGAGCCCACTGAGCGCTACAAAACTCTCCCAGATG CTCCTGATAGGAACCCAGAAAACATTAAGATTGAAGGCCATTTACCTCATCAAATGGACATTACCTGGGAG CCTCTATTGCCTGTTGAACACAATGGCCCAGGCCTTGAATACAAGGTGAGCTATAGAAAACTTGCTGTGGATGACACCTGGAGAGAACACCTGGTGAAAAGACACTCCTTTGTTGTGAGGAACACATCAACATTCATCCCATACGAGATCAAAATTCAGAGCAAGAACAGCCATGGGTGGGGACCAGAACCTAAAATTACTACTGGTTATTCTGGAGAAGATG TTCCCACTGCAGCGCCACGGGATGTTGCTGTGGAAGTGATTAACACGACTGTGCTTAGAGTAAGCTGGACTCCGGTTCCACCTGCCACAGTGAGAGGTCACCTAAGGGGGTATCAT GTTCACTGGCTCAGAAAGCGAAGTTTCTTGAATCCTGACAGAATCTTGGATGAGCGCCACACACTGTCATTCCCCGGAAAGAGGACTCATGCGATTGTGCCCCGACTTGATGCATTCTCAGAGTATACACTCACTGTCAATGTCTTCAACAAGAAGGGAAATGGACCTAGCAGCGATCCCGTCACCTTCACCACTCCAGAAGGAG TTCCAGACCAAGTACCCATTCTGACAACCTCCAATGCCCAGAAGGACTCCATCCGGCTTGTATGGGGTCCACCAAGGGTGGCAAATGGCATACTGACTGGTTACCTCCTGCAGTACCACCTCA TTAATGAGACCACAAAGGAGGTGCTGGATTCCCGTGAAATGAACATCGCCGGGCCCGACACCACCCACTGGCAGCTGGAGGGCTTAGAAGGGGGCAGCCTCTACCTCTTCCACCTCAGTGCCTGCACTCGAGCAGGGTGTGGACCTCTACTGGCGCAGGAGAGCAGCACTATCACTCCAGCTC CTGCTGTAATCTCTGTCGATCACA GCCACAACTGCTCTCTTTCCTTTCCTCGCTTGAACGGAAACACTGCTGCCCATCCACCTCCGTTAG TTCCAGGCCTGTTGAACGTAAGCTCTTATGCGAGTGACACCTATGCTAAAATCAGCTGGACTGTCAGGGAGGAGCAGCAGGACTCGCAGCTTTACGTGGCTTATATGAACAACC GTGATGGTAACTGGCGCATATCCAAGGCGGTAAACACGTCTCAAAGCTTCCACGTAATTGATGGGCTCAAACCGGGGACCGTGTATACTGTGCGTCTCATGGCCAAGACTTTGCTCGATAATGCTAGCATTTTCGAAGACGTTATCCAGACGCAAGTCACAG GTGCGGCAGTTCAGGAGAGAGGGATATCCACCAAGGGCTGGTTCATCGGGACAATGTGTGCCGTGGTGCTCCTAACGCTCATTGCCCTAATAGTGTGTTTTATGCGGAGAAACCAAGGGGGCAAGTATGCAG TGAAAGAGAAGGAAGAAATCCACCCTGACGAACAATCACAGGCACGGAATGATGACACCTTCTGTGAATACAG